The genomic window AGCTCCAGCGTCGATGCCCAGTTGATGCCGGTCAGGATGCCGTCGCGGTCGATATCGGTATAGATGATCGCGCTAACGCCGGCGCCCTCGAATTTTTTGGCAAGCTCGACGATGCCGAGTTCGGAAGCTTCCGCCCAACCCTCGACGGCCACCTTGCCGCCCTTGGCATCGATGCCGACGGCCACATGGCCCGGAAATTTCCGACAGGCCTCGATGACCAGATCAGGATTTCTGACTGCGACAGTGCCGAGAATGACACGCCGCAGGCCGCGAGACAGCCAGGCCTCGATATGATCGAGCGTGCGGATGCCGCCGCCGAGCTGCACGGGATTTTCAGTTGCCTTCAGGATCGCTTCGACGGCATCGCCATTGGCCGAATGCCCCGCGAATGCGCCGTCGAGATCGACCACATGCAGCCACTCGAAACCCTGGTCTTCGAAGGATTTCGCCTGGGCGGCCGGATCGGTGTTGTAGACCGTCGCCTGCTGCATGTCGCCGAGCTTCAGGCGGACACATTGGCCGCCCTTCAGATCGATCGCGGGAAAAAGGATCATGTCGTCTTACGTCCGTAGAGTGGTCGATACTATCAGCGCATTCCACGCATCTACGATATCCGAGCGGAAAAAGACAGCGGCAATGGCGGCAGCGCCAAAAAGCAGAAAAAGGAGCAGGGTGACGGTAAAACCGGCGCGGACCTGGCGCCAGAAGCCGAGACGCCTCTTCATCGATTTCTCGATCTCGCGCGCCCGGCGCAGCGCATCGCTGTTGACGGCGGCGAGCCGGATCTCCGGCTCCATCGCCTCGACATAGGTCTCGGCATAACTCGAAAGAATCTGCGATGCGCGGTCGCGCAGCGTGTTGCGCAGATCGGTCGAGAGATAATTGCTGTTGACGGCCGCAAGCTCGGCCTCGTTGGGCGAACGGCCGGCATTGCGCTTGCGATAGCTGAGAACGAAATCGCGCTTCTGCCGCTCGTAGAGGGCATAGGCAAGTAGGCCGATCAGATCGTCCTCGCCTTCGATATAGAATTCCAGCACCGCCTCGGCGATATCGCTGGCGCTGATGCCGTTGGCGCGCAGCTGGGAATTCTCGTTGCCGGCAAGAAATTCATGGATCATCGGTCCAGCCTTTCTTTCAACGCCTTGGCCGCATTGGAAAGCGCTCTTTTATGGATGGTTTCGTCGACACGGCGAATGATCGTTCCGTCGGGAAGCCGAATGTCCGAGAAGGGAGGCAATCCCTCGCGGGGTGGCCGCAGCGCATAGAACACCTTGCCTGATTTCCGTGAAGCCGGCATCGAGGGCACTCCAGTTCCGCCTTTTCCATATAGGGAAAATAAGGCGGCGGTATTACGGGTTCCAGCGCAGAAAATTGGCGATCAGCGCAAGGCCGAGCTTCTGGCTCTTTTCCGGGTGAAACTGTGCTCCGACCATGTTGTCGCGCCCGACAAGAGCGGTCATCGGGCCGCCATAGTCGACGGTCGCGATAACATCGCCGGCATTTTCGGCGGCAAGATGGTAGGAATGGACGAAATAGGCATGCAATCCCTGCGATCCGGTCGGAATACCATCGAACAGTGGGTGTTCGCGCTTGAGGTCGAGCGTATTCCAGCCGATCTGTGGGATCTTGAGCGCGGGATCACTTGGCGCCATCTCGACGACATCGCCCGGAATCCAGCCGAAACCGTTGGTCACTGTCTTCTCAAGGCCGCGCGAGGACATGAGCTGCATGCCGACGCAAATGCCGAGGAACGGCCGCGCCTTCTTCTCGACGGCCTCGATCAGCACCTCGGCCATCCCAGGCACGGCATCGAGGCCACGCCGGCAGTCGGCATAGGCGCCGACGCCGGGAAGCACGATACGATCGGCCGCGGCAACGTTCTCCGCCTTGTCGGTGAGATCGATATGCGCATCGATGCCCGCCTCACGGGCGGCCCGTTCGAAAGCCTTGGTCGCCGAGCGCAGGTTGCCGGAACCGTAGTCGATAATCGCGACGCGCATCGTCAGCGTCCTCCATTAAAACCGAAAAGACCAAGCGAGGTGGCATGTCCGTGACGGCTGTCCGGACGGGCCCTGTTCTCCCAGTCCGGCGTTCCCGCGCCGTCACTCTCTGCAATGTTGGCTCTCTCCGAAAAATAGATCTGTTCGGCTATGCCGATCGTATCGGCCGCAATGAGCCTGTCTTCGCCCCAACCCTTGGCGGCAAGATTGCGGATGCGCCAGTTCTGGCCCTCGAGGCCGACCATCATATTCACGCCAAGCATGATTGCTATTCCCGCCGGCCAGAGGCCCGATTCATCCATCAGCGCTCCGCCGATTGATTGCAGCAGAAAAGCCGCCAACGCATGCAGCCACAGCCGATGGGCCAGCAGCCAAATCCACGGAAACAGCAAGCCGAGGAACGTGAATCCGTCGCGGATGGTTCGCGTCTCGTGGGCCGTGGCACTTGTGCCGCCGGGCGGCGTCAGGAAAATATAGCTCGATGTCATTTTGTCGCCGCTCCCTTGAGGGGCTCAGACGAGCGTGCCCTTCGTCGAGGGAACACGGCCCGCCTGTCTCGGATCGATCTCTGTCGCCGTGCGCAACGCGCGGGCAACGGCCTTGAAGCATGTCTCGGCAATATGGTGGTTGTTGGCGCCATAATGGTTGAGAATATGCAAGGTGATGCCGGCGTTCTGGGCGAGCGCCTGGAAGAATTCTCGCACGAGCTCGGTGTCGAAGGTACCGATCTTCGGCGCACTGAAGGCGACGTTCCAGACGAGGAACGGCCGGCCGGAAAGATCGACCGCCGCCTTGGTCATCGTCTCGTCCATGGCGAGATCGATCGACGCGTATCGCGTGATGCCGCGCCGGTCGCCGAGCGCCTTGGAGATCGCCTGGCCGATCGCGATACCCGTATCCTCGACGGTGTGATGGTCGTCGATATGCAGGTCGCCCTTGGCCTCGATCTCCATGTCGATCAGGGAATGCCGCGAAAGCTGGTCAAGCATATGGTCGAAGAAGCCGACGCCCGTCGAAATCTTCGATTTGCCGGTGCCGTCGAGATTGACGGAAACGGAAATCGACGTCTCGTTGGTCTTCCGGGAAACGCTGCCCGTGCGGCTTGCTGCGGTCTCGGCCATATGGCCCTCCATCGGGAACAAGGCCGTTCCTTATCAGGCGCATCGGGAAATATCCAGAAGCCGGGGAAGAGAAAAGCCGGCCCATTTGCAATCGGCTCCGGCCCACTTACATAGGGTTCAACAAGGCCCGCATGCGGCCTGGAAAAACGGCCCGCCTAATGGGCAGACAGGTGTTTTATGACAACAATCATTACAGTTCGAAAAGGCGGCAAGGTGGTCATGGCGGGCGATGGCCAGGTGAGCCTCGGCCAGACCGTCATGAAGGGCAATGCCCGCAAGGTGCGCCGGATTGGCAAGGGCGAAGTCATCGCCGGTTTCGCCGGCGCCACCGCCGATGCCTTCACCCTGCTGGAAAGGCTCGAAAAGAAGCTGGAGCAATATCCCGGCCAGTTGATGCGCGCGGCCGTCGAACTCGCCAAGGACTGGCGCACCGACAAATACCTGCGTAATCTCGAAGCGATGATGCTCGTTGCCGATAAGTCGATTACGCTTGCGATTACCGGCAACGGCGACGTTCTGGAGCCTGAACATGGCACGACGGCGATCGGTTCGGGCGGCAATTATGCCTTCGCGGCCGCCCGCGCGCTCATGGATACCGACAAATCGGCCGAAGAGATCGCTCGCCGCGCCCTCGATATCGCCGCCGATATCTGCGTCTATACGAACCATAATATCGTGGTGGAATCGCTTGAGGTCGAAGGCTGAGCTCTTTGCCTTGCGGCCGTTCGGCCGAACCGAGGCAGGCTCTCAAGGATTTGGCGAAATAACGACGAATTACGGCCGGGCGCTGCTGATCGCCCTGGACCGCCAGGAGAATAACACCCAATGACGACCTTTTCCCCCCGCGAGATCGTTTCCGAACTCGACCGCTACATCATCGGCCAGCATGATGCCAAACGCGCTGTCGCGATCGCGCTGCGCAACCGCTGGCGTCGCCAGCAGCTCGATCCGAGCCTGCGCGACGAAGTTATGCCGAAGAACATCCTGATGATCGGCCCGACCGGCGTCGGCAAGACCGAGATTTCCCGCCGTCTGGCAAAACTCGCCGGCGCGCCCTTCATCAAGGTGGAAGCCACCAAGTTCACCGAGGTCGGCTATGTCGGCCGCGATGTCGAGCAGATCATCCGCGACCTAGTCGAGGTCGGCATCGGCCTGGTGCGCGAGAAGAAGCGGGCCGAAGTGCAGGCCAAGGCGCATGTGAGCGCCGAGGAGCGCGTTCTCGATGCGCTGGTCGGCACGACAGCTTCGCCCGCCACCCGCGAAAACTTCCGCAGGAAGCTGAGGGACGGTGAACTCGACGACAAGGAAATCGATATCGAGGTGGCCGATGCCGGTTCCGGCATGGGCGGCTTTGAAATTCCGGGCATGCCGGGCGCCAATATCGGCGTGCTGAACCTGTCGGAAATGTTCGGCAAGGCGATGGGCGGCCGCACCAAGAAGGTCCGCACGACGGTCAAGGCCTCCTATAGCGATCTGATCCGCGACGAATCCGACAAGCTGATCGACAACGAAGTGATCCAGCGCGAGGCGGTTCGCTCCACCGAGAATGACGGTATCGTCTTCCTCGACGAAATCGACAAGATCGCCGCCCGCGACGGCGGCATGGGTGCGGGCGTTTCGCGTGAAGGCGTCCAGCGCGACCTCCTGCCGCTTGTCGAAGGCACGACGGTCTCGACCAAATACGGACCTGTCAAGACCGACCATATCCTCTTCATTGCCTCGGGCGCCTTTCATGTCTCCAAGCCGTCGGATCTTCTCCCCGAGCTGCAGGGCCGCCTGCCGATCCGTGTCGAATTGCGTCCGCTGAACAAGGAGGATTTTCGCCGGATCCTGACCGAAACGGAAGCAAGCCTCATCCGCCAGTACCGCGCGCTGATGGAGACGGAAAGCCTGAGCCTCGAATTCACCGACGACGCGATCGACGCGCTTGCCGATGTCGCCGTGCATCTGAACTCCTCGGTCGAGAATATCGGCGCACGCCGTCTGCAGACGGTGATGGAGCGGGTCCTGGACGACATCTCCTACAACGCGCCGGATCGGGGTGGGACGGCCGTGACGATCGATGCCGCTTATGTCCGCGAACATGTCGGCGATCTCGCGCAGAATACCGATCTCTCGCGCTTCATTCTGTGATCTCGGCGCACCGGTCCATGTCTTTCCTGATGTGAGGATCGGATTGTAACGAACTCTCTCTCGACAGCGGGCCTTTTACTTTTTAGTGAAGGCCCGTTTTGTTTTCCGCTCCGGCTTTATTCGGCCAAGATT from Rhizobium sp. Pop5 includes these protein-coding regions:
- the hisA gene encoding 1-(5-phosphoribosyl)-5-[(5-phosphoribosylamino)methylideneamino]imidazole-4-carboxamide isomerase — encoded protein: MILFPAIDLKGGQCVRLKLGDMQQATVYNTDPAAQAKSFEDQGFEWLHVVDLDGAFAGHSANGDAVEAILKATENPVQLGGGIRTLDHIEAWLSRGLRRVILGTVAVRNPDLVIEACRKFPGHVAVGIDAKGGKVAVEGWAEASELGIVELAKKFEGAGVSAIIYTDIDRDGILTGINWASTLELADAVSIPVIASGGLASIEDIKRMLQPDARKLEGAISGRALYDGRIDPAEALALIKASKARETA
- the hisH gene encoding imidazole glycerol phosphate synthase subunit HisH codes for the protein MRVAIIDYGSGNLRSATKAFERAAREAGIDAHIDLTDKAENVAAADRIVLPGVGAYADCRRGLDAVPGMAEVLIEAVEKKARPFLGICVGMQLMSSRGLEKTVTNGFGWIPGDVVEMAPSDPALKIPQIGWNTLDLKREHPLFDGIPTGSQGLHAYFVHSYHLAAENAGDVIATVDYGGPMTALVGRDNMVGAQFHPEKSQKLGLALIANFLRWNP
- a CDS encoding DUF2628 domain-containing protein, whose translation is MTSSYIFLTPPGGTSATAHETRTIRDGFTFLGLLFPWIWLLAHRLWLHALAAFLLQSIGGALMDESGLWPAGIAIMLGVNMMVGLEGQNWRIRNLAAKGWGEDRLIAADTIGIAEQIYFSERANIAESDGAGTPDWENRARPDSRHGHATSLGLFGFNGGR
- the hisB gene encoding imidazoleglycerol-phosphate dehydratase HisB, which gives rise to MAETAASRTGSVSRKTNETSISVSVNLDGTGKSKISTGVGFFDHMLDQLSRHSLIDMEIEAKGDLHIDDHHTVEDTGIAIGQAISKALGDRRGITRYASIDLAMDETMTKAAVDLSGRPFLVWNVAFSAPKIGTFDTELVREFFQALAQNAGITLHILNHYGANNHHIAETCFKAVARALRTATEIDPRQAGRVPSTKGTLV
- the hslV gene encoding ATP-dependent protease subunit HslV; translation: MTTIITVRKGGKVVMAGDGQVSLGQTVMKGNARKVRRIGKGEVIAGFAGATADAFTLLERLEKKLEQYPGQLMRAAVELAKDWRTDKYLRNLEAMMLVADKSITLAITGNGDVLEPEHGTTAIGSGGNYAFAAARALMDTDKSAEEIARRALDIAADICVYTNHNIVVESLEVEG
- the hslU gene encoding ATP-dependent protease ATPase subunit HslU; this translates as MTTFSPREIVSELDRYIIGQHDAKRAVAIALRNRWRRQQLDPSLRDEVMPKNILMIGPTGVGKTEISRRLAKLAGAPFIKVEATKFTEVGYVGRDVEQIIRDLVEVGIGLVREKKRAEVQAKAHVSAEERVLDALVGTTASPATRENFRRKLRDGELDDKEIDIEVADAGSGMGGFEIPGMPGANIGVLNLSEMFGKAMGGRTKKVRTTVKASYSDLIRDESDKLIDNEVIQREAVRSTENDGIVFLDEIDKIAARDGGMGAGVSREGVQRDLLPLVEGTTVSTKYGPVKTDHILFIASGAFHVSKPSDLLPELQGRLPIRVELRPLNKEDFRRILTETEASLIRQYRALMETESLSLEFTDDAIDALADVAVHLNSSVENIGARRLQTVMERVLDDISYNAPDRGGTAVTIDAAYVREHVGDLAQNTDLSRFIL